In Pseudomonas lutea, the genomic stretch TCATTCACTCCGGTCCCGCTCCGTGGGCCCGCGCCGAACGGACATCCATGTCCTGACGGCGCTTCGGTTTTCGACGGGTGCGCGGATCCTGGAGCCGGCTTGCTGGCGAACGCGGTGGATCTGGCAGGAAGATGGCGGCTGGCTAAACGCTTTCGCCAGCAAGCCGGCTCCTACAGTAGGTTGCATTCAGCCAGCAAGGCCAGCACAGCCAGCGTGAGCGGCACTTCAGCCGGGAAGAGACGCGAAGCGTCATGGAATGCATACCCACGCGGAGCGTGGGCACGATCGGCAACGGACATCCATGTCCTGACGGCGCTTCGGTTTTCGACGGGTGCGCGGATCCTGGAGCCGGCTTGCTGGCGAACGCGGTGGATCTGGCAGGAAGATGGCGGCTGGCTATACGCTTTCGCCAGCAAGCCGGCTCCTACAGTAGGTTGCATTCAGCCAGCGAGACCAACGCGGACGGTGAGATCGGCGTTAGCCGGGAATGGACGCGGAGCGTCTTGGGATGCATATCCACGCGGACCGTGGGCACGATCGGCAATGGCATCGGCAACCGTGGTTTCGACGGTTGCGCAGATCCTGTAGGAGCCGGCTTGCTGGCGAACGCGGTGGATCTGGCAGAAAGATGGCGGCTGGCTAAACGCTTTCGCCAGCAAGCCGGCTTCTACAGTAGGTTGCATTCAGCCAGCGAGACCAACGCGGATGGTGAGATCGGCGTTAGCCGGGAATGGACGCGGAGCGTCTTGGGATGCATATCCACGCGGAGCGTGGGCACGATCGGCAACGGACATCCATGTCCTGACGGCGCTTCGGTTTTTGACGGGTACGGAGATCCTGTAGGAGCCGGCTTGCTGGCGAACACGGTGGGTCTGGCAGGGAGATGGCGGCTGACTAAATGCGTTCGCCAGCAAGCCGGCTCCTACAGTAGGTTGCATTCAGCCAGCGAGACCAACGCGGACGGTGAGATCGGCGTTAGCCGGGAATGGACGCGGAGCGTCTTGGGATGCATATCCACGCGGAGCGTGGGCACGATCAAGGGCAGATCAAGGGCAGATCAACAGCTTCCCGGCTAAAGCCGGTCCCACAGGACACCGTGCATTGAGTGGGGTCTGGCTTCAGCCGGGAAGAGGCCAGATTGTTCGTCATTGGTTTTGCGGCATCATGATCGACGCTTTCCCGGCTGAAGCCGGTCCCACAGGACACCACGCACACTCAGTGGGACCGGCTTTAGCCGGGAAGCCTTTGCTTGCCTTGCTTTGCTTTTGATCTTCGTGTGCAAGAAGTCCAGACGACCCCACACGCGACTTGGGTGCTGGCCGAGCGCAGACGACGCGCAGTGGGCCGAGCCGCATGGATGCGGCGAGAGCGCCGTCAGGACATGGATGTCCGTTCGGCGCGGGCCCACGGAGTGTCGTCGGAGTGAGGGAACCCGACGAAGTCGGGCCAAACCAGGAGCAGGGCCTTTTTGGTTACTTTTTCGGCTCTTGGAAAAAGTGACCCGCCGTAAGGGCGGAACCAATACACGCGTCACCACCGATAATGGATATAAACATCGATTCAAAAACAACCCGGGTCATATCCCGCTAAACCAGTTGTACCCCTGATCCTCCCAATACCCCCCCGGATTCTCATTGCTCACCACAATCTCGACGATGTGCTTGGGATTCTTGAACCCCAACTTCGTCGGCACCCTCACCCGCAACGGATAGCCATACTCCGGCGGCAACGCCACCTCGGCAAAATCCAGCGCCAGCAGCGTCTGCGGATGCAAGGCCGTCGGCATGTCCAGACTCGAGTAATACCGATCGGCACACTTGAAACCCACAAACTTCGCCGTCGTGTCCGCCCCGACATGCTCAAGGAACGTGCGCAGCGGCACACCGCCCCACTGCCCGATTGCGCTCCAGCCCTCGACGCAGATCAACCGCGTGATATCGCTGCGCTGCGGCAACTTGCGCAGCCCCTCCAGCGTCCACGGCGCCTTGTCACGCACCAGCCCCGACACGCCCAACTTCCAGTCGGCGGTGTCCAGTTCCGGGATATCGTCCTCGCCGTAGAACGCGTTGAACGGAAACGGATTCCGCACCTGATCCTTGCTGAACGTCGGCGCCAGCTTCTGCCCGCTGAACAGCCAGGCCTGAACCCGGTCATTCCAGCGGGACATGCTCCACAGCACCTTGTCCACCTGATCGCCGTCCTGCAGGTTGCAACCGGTGAGCATCGCCATCGCGCCCACGGTCAGTCCGCCCTTGAGGAAATGCCGACGCTGCAGACTTTCCAGCTGAATCTGCTGCGCCGGTTCCAGCTTGATGCGCGCAATGGCGCGTTTTTTAGGCTCAATCATGCTCGACCTTCCCGCTCTCAATCCCACGCGTGCCGCCAGTGATCATCGGCAGCAGGGTTTTCGGCACCATCAGCACCAACACCAGATGCACCACCACGAAGCCGCCAATGAACGCCATTGCTGCGAAATGCACATACCGCGCGAAGTCGTAGCCGCCGAACACAGCGGTCAATTCCTGCAGCTGAATCGGCTTCCAGATCGCCAACCCTGTCAGCACAATCAACACGCCTGCGGCCAGCACCAGCCAATACAGCAGGCGCTGCACCGCGTTGTACACACCCTTCTCGTGCTTGAGGCGAAAGCGCAGCGCATCGAGCATGTCGCGTTTGACGGCGTTGGGCGTGACCGGCAGGAAATCGCGCTTGAAGTGCCGACTGAGCACGCCATACAGGAAGTAGACAAGGCCGTTGATCACCAGCAGCCACATCACTGCGAAGTGCCACGCCAACGCGCCGCCCAGCCAGCCGCCCACGGTGAAGTCACGCGGGAAGGTGAAGCTGAACAGCGGCGACGCGTTATAGATGCCCCATCCGCTCATGAACATGCAGACCATGCCAAAGGCATTGATCCAGTGCGTGAGGCGGATGGGCCATGGATGAATTCTGGTTTTTTTCATGGTGCGAGACTCATCACGGGTAAATTCGGTACATCAGCAACAGCAGGAGCGCTTGCCCGCGAAATCGGCATGCCTGCCAAAGAACGATTAGCTGACACACCGTCATTGCGGGCAAGCGCGCTCCTGCACACTGCGCCGCGGCGCCGTGAGGCGCCGCAACCCGCTTACATCGGCGGCTGGAAGCCGTCTTTACCGACCGCTACGCCGCGAGCGGTTTTGCCGTCTTCGCCTGGGAACACCACGATTTTCGCGCCCTTGACCAGCTCATCAACCTTGCCCGGCTGCACATAGGCAATCGGCACGTCTTCCGGCACGACCAGCTGCTTCTCGCCGCCTTTGTAACCGACGCTCAGGGTACGGCCGTTGGCCTTGCTCAATTTACCCACGGTGCCGTTGGTCATGGTGCCGGTGCTACCGTCGGCGTTTTCCCAACCGTAGTGACCTTCGCCGCTGCCCTTCAGGCTCGGTTCGAACACGGTCACTTCCAGCGCTTTGAGGGTGCCGTCGGCCTGGGGGATGGCGGCGGAACCGATGAAGCTGTCGGATTTGATCGACTCGACGTCAGTCTTCGACACCAGGCGGATGCCGGTCTTGTCGCTCAGACCGATGCTCTGGTGGGCACCGGAGCGGGTGGTGAAATTCAGGGTGTTGTTGTCGACGCTGTCGACCGTGCCGCGCAGTGGCTTGACCACTGGCATGTCACCGGCGGCCATGCCGGCTGCGGAGGCCATGACAGCAGCGCTGAGCATCAGCATGCCGAACGTGGTGGACAGGGCTGTCTTCATCTTCATCGGTAAAATCCTCAGGGCAGTTCGGGAGAGTTGGACCAGAGCGTCTTGGTGTTGCATGGCAGCCATCCTGTACCCGCAACCGGCACCGGACAATGACCGCCCGATTACATTTTTGTCATTCGGCGGCGAGGCGGGTCATGGCCGCGATCAATGACAAAAATGTAACCGACCTCGTCTCCCCAGTTGTTTACACTCCTCATCCGGCGCGGCCTGTAGCCCGCTGCATCAGGCCTCACCCCTCCTGACATCCCACGCCGGCGACGCTGCCAACGACGTGAAGCGAGCATGACCGACGATGCACATTCTGCTTATCGAAGACGACACCAAGACCGGCGAGTACCTGAAAAAGGGCCTCAGCGAGTCCGGTTACAAAGTTGACTGGACCCAGCACGGCACTGACGGCCTGCACATGGCCCTGGAACACAACTACGACCTGCTGGTGCTCGACGTGATGCTGCCGGGCATCGACGGTTGGCAGATCATTGAAATTCTGCGCGCCAAACAGGACGTGCCAGTGCTGTTCCTCACCGCCCGCGATCAGTTGCAGGACCGCATTCGCGGGCTGGAACTGGGCGCAGACGATTATCTGGTCAAGCCGTTTTCCTTCACCGAATTGCTGCTGCGCATCCGTACGATCCTGCGCCGGGGTGTGGTGCGCGAGGCCGACCACTTCCACCTCGCCGACCTTGAGCTGGACCTGCTGCGCCGTCGTGTCACGCGCCAGCAGCACGTCATCACGCTGACCAACAAAGAGTTCGCGCTGCTGCACCTGTTTCTGCGTCGCGAGGGCGATGTGTTATCGAGAGCCCAGATCGCCTCGGAAGTCTGGGACATGAATTTCGACAGCGACACAAACGTCGTCGATGTG encodes the following:
- a CDS encoding heavy metal response regulator transcription factor produces the protein MHILLIEDDTKTGEYLKKGLSESGYKVDWTQHGTDGLHMALEHNYDLLVLDVMLPGIDGWQIIEILRAKQDVPVLFLTARDQLQDRIRGLELGADDYLVKPFSFTELLLRIRTILRRGVVREADHFHLADLELDLLRRRVTRQQHVITLTNKEFALLHLFLRREGDVLSRAQIASEVWDMNFDSDTNVVDVAIKRLRSKVDTPYPIKLIHTVRGIGYVCEVRPCEPDASHP
- a CDS encoding cytochrome b/b6 domain-containing protein, whose product is MKKTRIHPWPIRLTHWINAFGMVCMFMSGWGIYNASPLFSFTFPRDFTVGGWLGGALAWHFAVMWLLVINGLVYFLYGVLSRHFKRDFLPVTPNAVKRDMLDALRFRLKHEKGVYNAVQRLLYWLVLAAGVLIVLTGLAIWKPIQLQELTAVFGGYDFARYVHFAAMAFIGGFVVVHLVLVLMVPKTLLPMITGGTRGIESGKVEHD
- a CDS encoding molybdopterin-dependent oxidoreductase, whose amino-acid sequence is MIEPKKRAIARIKLEPAQQIQLESLQRRHFLKGGLTVGAMAMLTGCNLQDGDQVDKVLWSMSRWNDRVQAWLFSGQKLAPTFSKDQVRNPFPFNAFYGEDDIPELDTADWKLGVSGLVRDKAPWTLEGLRKLPQRSDITRLICVEGWSAIGQWGGVPLRTFLEHVGADTTAKFVGFKCADRYYSSLDMPTALHPQTLLALDFAEVALPPEYGYPLRVRVPTKLGFKNPKHIVEIVVSNENPGGYWEDQGYNWFSGI